The Branchiostoma floridae strain S238N-H82 chromosome 7, Bfl_VNyyK, whole genome shotgun sequence region TATTATGCGCATAATTTCTTCCCAGCTGCACATTGTTGCTGATCATCTACACAACGTTCTGTGACACCTTCAGTAGTTCAGACATTGAACTGGACCACTTCAGTCTAGTCTCTATTGTTTGTGTAGGTAAGTGCAACAGGTCACATACTATTCTTATGTCTgcttttttataactttttggGCAATTAGAGCAACGTCATTGACTTAGtcattccaaaacaaaaattgaagcAGATTTGAAATAAAACTGGCAACAGTGTAATTCCGGACGAAGACTCTAATTTCGGAAAACCTTActtatttcaaaatagattaaccagatgaattaatatttgtaggcatgatatatcaaaggatagTGAACATGTaagttgcaattagatgtctccatgaATTCTGGGGATTCTACCAGAATTCTTGCTGAGTCCGAATTCCGCAGACTTTTCTTtgtggagacatctaattgcaacatacataattttattcactatcctttgatatatcatgcCTACAAATATCAATTCAGCTGTTTAATCTATTTAGAAATTATTAACAAATACTAATAGGTTTTCGTCTAGAATTaaactgttgctgttgttgagTGTTATAGGTAAATTGATGATAAAGTGTCAGATAGTAGTTTCAGGTGctcattttattgttttttccTCAGTGTTGTTAATACAGGTGTGCTTGCTACTTCTACTTTTCTTCGTGACAAGAAGGTGGGTTcatcttttgttcttttctttgacAATTGATAAACAATAATAAATGTCTTATAAGGAAACTACAAGAAAGCAATGATACGTACATGTGCATTCATTTAGTAgtctatttacatgtagtacaactgttacagttgatTTGGCAACAACACTCTGTAAATAAAGATTATGATGATAGCAGATTTTATGGAAATTCAATAAGTACATATTATTAAATTGTAGCGATGACTGTGCTTTTTATATGACAGACTGTATATTGTTCTATCCACAGTCCATCTTTTGGCTTCACCCCGTCAGACGTCGTCAGCCTTATGTTCTGTGCAACACACAAGTCACTAACTCTAGGCAAGTAGTCATTCAATTTGACaaatattatataataattaCACTGAGTGAGTGACTGCAGTAATGACATCATGTACAAATATTACATCTGTAATATATACACTATAATGCAAAGGCCCACCAAAATTGGAGGGATATTTTATACaatgcatacaatgtacaaacaggtGGTCTACTTGTCACTACAAGTGGACCACCTCTACACATTAAGGACCACTGGGCCAGTTTCTCAGTGGTCTCTTATGGTAATTTTTAGACACTGTAATGTCACTGACCGCTGTGACATTCCTTGCACTGTTTCAACTCTGTCTTAGTATTTAGACTCTACATCTTACACATCCTATACATCTTCTTCATTTGGTAAGACGTTTCCTGCTCCGAGGGCTTTCCTGAGTCGAACCCAGAACAACGGTCGCGCTTGTTTGTCTTCGGGCCACACGAGGTACGTTTTCCTGGACATGAGCTGGCGCAGGCGGTTGTACCGCTGCACGACGTGCACCGGTATGTCCTCCAACAAAACCAGAACCAGCACATCCTTTCCTTCCTCGAACAGGCGGTGTTGGGCGATCTTGAACTCCAGCGTGCACCAGCCGCTGCGTACGAACCTCTGCGTGAGAAGGCACAGCGTCTTCCTGCTATCCTGGATCGCTTCCACGATGTTTGTCGTGATGTCACGTCCGGCCAGGAAGTCGCGATCACCGATACACAGTCTGTAGTGCGGCGCTACTTCCTCTAGGTGCGGAATCAGTTCCTGTTGGACCCACCGGATGTCTTCGTTATTGTACGACACAAACACGTCGTACTCGTAACGGTTCCTGTACGGAATGGCTTGGTATCCACGCAGCTTTCCCCTCGCGTACTGATACAGATATCGTATGTACGCATGATATTTTGTCAGCATGTACGTCAAGGTGGTATACAGAAAGACGAAAGTGGACATGACTATACATGCATAGTATCCAAGGTAGGACTTACAATCTGGGTTGTAGTCAATAAGGGGAAGGTCTTTCAGGTCTGGGGGAGAGAAACACTTGTAACTATACTCCAAACCAGTATAGGAATCAGACATGATCCTCACTGACGTATTATTTCTTGCCCATTCTACAAAATCTAGGAGTTGGCATGTGCAGGAAAACTGATTTCTCGACAggtctaatttgtataatcgaTTCCAGTATATCAGTGTTTGTGGCCCTATGGATGTGATCAGGTTTTGTCGCATGTTAAGCTGACGCAGAGAATTTACGTTTTGAAACAGTTTTGGTGATATTGCAGTGATGCGATTGTAACTGAGATCCAGGACTCTTAGGCTGTGTGCATCACGAAACATGCTTGGGTGCAAAGATACCAGGTAGTTCCCTGCTAAGTTCAGAGTGTCCAGTTTCTTTAAATGCCAGAATGCCTCTTTTTTGATGTCTAGGAACCCATTTTTAGACAGATCTAGCTCCTGTAATAGTGTTAGATTCCAGAAGAGATCAGCCCTATAATGATAAGCATATGTTATTCCAGAATCAATCGAATTTGTTACTCTTAAAACTTGCAGATCTGGGATATTTATGCTTCTGCCCCTATCATTGAGAATGTTGCCACTTCCATCGCGTAAATCAAGAACCCATAGTGAATCCAGGCCTGCGGATAAGATGGCATCAAGTGAAAAGAAAGCATCATTTTCCTTTGTCAAAAAGACTTCCAGATTTTGAATATACTTgaaaatacctttttttgttGGTTCATAATTAGCCTTGTTAAAGCCTATGTCCAGCTGTATCAAATTACTAAGACCTTCAAAATGGTCACTTTCAAAAGAGCGAATTCCACAATTTTGCAATGCCAGAATTTGCAAGAGAGTTAGGTTTCTGAAATGTCCTGGTTGTAGTTGAAAGTTCAGGTTATTACCCAGATTGAGTACCTCAAGACTTCCTGAAATAGGAATAAATACATTTGGGTCTAATGCTGTTAACTTGTTCCCACTCAGGTGCAGTTCTTTTAGATTTTCTAAGCCACTAAAAGCACCAATCTCAATGCTAGACATCCAACATTGAGACATCCTGAGTACCTGCAAATTCGTAAGTCTCACAAACAGATTTCTGGGCAAATTTTCGATGATGTTAAGATCTAGATTCAATGTCTCGATTGTACGTGGGAGACAATCAAAGAAACCACTGCGATAAATGTACAGTCTCATATAGACCAAGCGCAGAAACTTGACTGTGCCAAAAGTCAACTCACAGGTATAGTCCAAAAACTCCGACATTCCTCTGACTTTAATGTCCGTAAAATCCAGTTGCTGTACATTCCGTAAAGTGGTCAGTGCGCCTTTCTGTATGTGTGACAAACTGTCTACAGTTGCGGAAAGAGACAGCGCACGCAGAGAACTGTTTGTAAGTACCTTGAAGTCATTTGCTGAAATGTTTCCTACGAAGTTGCCAAGAATGCTTATCGTTTGTATGTTCGACATACCTCTGAATGTGTCAAGATTGGCTGATGTGATGGCGTTTGTTGCAAGGTTGACATCCTGCAGGTTATAGAGCATTCTTAGTGCTTCCGGAATCGCTGTCAGTCTTACTTCGGATAGATCCAGCTTCGTTAGGGACCTGAGAGGAAGGAAAGCGTCTGGGTGGATGTGAACAAGCGGATTATCGCTAAGGTTCAGTTCCTCCAGTTGTTGTAGGTTTGCAAACGCCTCTTTTTCCATGGAGGTTATGGCATTGTTGGAAAGTTGGAGTTGCAGGAGGTTGTCCAGCCCGTGGAACGAGTTGTTCGCTAGTTTGGGAATCCTGTTGTGGCTTAATTCCACCGCCGTTGTTCTCGATGGCATCAGAGGAACATAGTCCAGATTCAGGAAACTACAGTCCACAAAGGTTGCGTTCAAACTCCAACACGGGAAGGCGTCGTTTCTGATTGCAGAGACTCTGTTCATCCCGGCAAAGTGGCCCAACAGGAAACAAACTAAGAGCCACGGTCTTGACATGTTGCTGGTTCTTTTCCCACTTCAGGTTGTCCAAGGAATATCTCTTGTCAAACAACAGATTGTAATCTGCTGGTTTTGCCGTCACACTGACAAAGTCCTGTACATGAATTTATACAATCCCAAGTGTACTGTATTTGACTATGCTGCTGTCACATGAGTGGGCTCCTTGTAAAATACTTTCAGTTCCTTCAGACTGCCCAATTATGGTGCTATTACAGACATGGCATTGTTCCAAGACTGACTCACTTCCTCATCATGTTCGGTTCATTTCCAAAATTTAACCCTTGAGGCAGCAATTTCTACTCCACGTGAAGACAGTGTGATGCGTTTCACTTCTGCTTTTTTAATTTgctttgtgttagactagatgtAATCGGACCCTTCGGTTCTTCATGAAAGTGAAACTTCCCTTGAGGTGAGATGTCACCTCTGAATGAGTCACCTCctgttttctatgtatttttctcacttCTTCTGATGGTACTTGAAAGTTTCCTGATCACTTCCTACCACATCACTCCTCGCAACAGGCTGCCACTTTTTGCTTGCTGGGACTCAATTAACATTACTTTTCAACAGTTCAAGTTGCTAACATAAGCTCACAAGTCAAATCAAATTACAATACTAATGCCCCTTCGTTGTTGCTTGGCTAGTGAATGAATTATTTAGCAATTCTTAGTTCATGAGTTTTgacttttcatttatttcaatgtAAAAACGGGTAGTACTAATTTCTATGGGTGCCTGTGTTCtatactgaactgaactgaactgtgttCTATATGAAACTACATAcaggaaaaatgttgtattgTCATTCATTCTAATTGCTGAGCACCATGCATGTACCCTTCATAGTATTAAAAAAGTTGCCAATGTTAGAGTCTTTGTTTAATATGGCAATTATAAACCACAGTTTAACAGTTGCGCATCGCAATAGGCAGTTGAACAGCTTAGCGTATGACCGCACCACTCAAAACCTAGGACTGTGACCCTCTGCTCTCTGCCCTAGTGCGCGGCTACCAAAAATTACCCTGGCAGTGCTATTTTGTTCATTTATATAAACAAGCTTCCACCAGTTTTGACGCTTGAGATCAGTAGGGCTAGCTAAAGGGGATTTTTTCACTGCTATAAAAAGTTGTTCATGCCGCCATTTTCTTTTTGGCCCGAcactcttttagggtacccactcacCGACTAAGATCGCGTGGtgcaatcggcagcgcgttgggctcagggtcaagaggtcccgagtttgaatcctgccgtgtcaccgatcttctgcccttgggaaaggcacttaacacaactttccccacttcactcaggtgaaaatgagtacctagcttcggctagagATGTCCCTCGGATAGTACGCTAAATGGAGGTACCATGTCTGGAGAGAACCACACCCCacgcacattaaagaacccaccacacctttcgaaaaaagagtaggggcatgcccCTTGCTGTGTGCAATGGAGCAAAGCCTtccgtctggagttggtgattcacttcaaatctcCCGGATAGAGGCCTGGCAAGCCTCCGTCTCATATCAGCCATACAGTGATTTACAGCCAGACAGGAGACGTGGCAGCAAAAAATAACTCAGCTAAACAAGGGTATGCCGCCTCGTAAGGGGCTTTATTACCCAATGCAAGGGGCCAGTTCCTGGCCTAAGCACGTATATATTacatattatgtcatacctgtgacgcgaaaacgttcaatacgggtgttccggactgggccataacttccgtatcgcacaggttacaaaggcgtatcacacgggctccattcgaataaatcgaactgtttcaagcgtgccgagtgcggcgccatcgaaagttcaaatacctgattcggacgttggaacattactgttgcaacactttttgttcgagggcaccaaatttgttgaacttctggcgcatttcgcatcaaaacatgggttttcttaGGTCACcagggtatgacataaataagatacaacacggtgtattccgcatcaccctcggtcccagccctcccacgggtcggatcaccctccggccttcgggcgatccgacccgcggtcgggctggcacctcgggtgatacggaatacaccgtgttgtattctatatgtattacATACAGTCACATACTCACTGAATACATGAAAGggatcatacatgtaactgtctaTCCCTTGTGTTGCAGGCATTCCCATGTTGAAGATAGTGTTTGCTGGTTACGAGCACCTGTCAGTCATCTCCATCCCCCTGCTGGTGTACCACCCCACACAGATCCTGCTAGGGGGGGTACTGGTGTCACCCGTCAGGACCTGGATGCTCGCTGCTCAGAAAGTAAAAGTAATGTAAATATCCTTCATACACTCTAGGTGAAAAGCTAGTTTGTAAGGTACAGATTAGTTACTCTGAAAAGACTGTAATTAGATGGATTAGATGTAATAAGCcattgtgaatgaatgaattttattgctcaacactATCGCACAGGATACAATGTACACaccaatgataatgataataacaagatgatgttgatttgattatatggatgatatctgtGACTGCATCAATATTTGACcgtttaaaaagaaaaaggttTTCCACAATGCTCTAAATCGTCCTACTAGTaagtagctgcaaaatgagcaaatacattgtatgtgccctaaggccacagcaagtaaattttatggatgacatcagcgcgcgcataaattttcacctgatttcagaaaaaaaaacaagaattttttcttctgcagggatggtcaacatgacgataaagtaccaagaTGAGCAAATGTATTGTGTTGTatcctaataattgtacttgtagtgacacttgcgaggtacacaggactgtagttgtagaaatgaaacttattggatagttgtaaaagtgacaccaatatggaagtgtggttaccaactttgttggtgatgccagtctaccacactagtgtcaatTTTACCACactagtacatgtcttaaatacaggaatgaatgcctggTTGACCCTGATACCATgatttgtccctttaattctttttacaagtcatcacaactttatggtgcctatttttcaaaatgtagccatcttgtttttttcacccatcttttttttttttcgccctatcgcactatttttgcagtctgcagaggatgtcatccataaaatttacttgctgtggcctaacgtgaaaaaaaatcagaaaacataTAATATGGAAagtagatgtgaaagaacaaataaaatgaagaatctgttaGTTCGGTATACCAAACTGTGTTTAAtcacacatgtatataatatatattatgttcaaccttcctgaccacttaaatcttataatgaaggcaactttccAGTTTGGGCATGCTCCTTTTAATTGGATTAGATTTTTGTTGTCTGAGAAGAAACCTTGCTAAGATGAATCCCTATGTAATGCAAATCTAAAgcacttatacatgtatttgatagtcatattttttaccaataaatgttgttgtttttttccagcgGAGCGAGCAAATCATCTAACACAAACTCCCATGCTGCCCCAGGAGAGGCAGTATAacatcgccccccccccccctacgcCCCCTCAAAGTCTTCTCCGCACTCCTCTCATTAGCCAATAATGGGAAATTTTCTACCACACACGATGGGATGGATACTTTTCAAGAGGAGTCATCAGGAGAAGTCCATTTTGGCCCATCTGTACCACTTGTAGCCCGTATAGAAGAGCCTGTTAGAGACTGGACTCCTCCAAAGGTGGGGATGCAGTAACCATGACAACCTGAGCTCAGGAATTATCCGAGGAGACAAGATGTGAAAGTGGTCTGAGGTATCAGGATGGATGTACAAATGTCATGATATAACGCTGCAGAATACCTGAATGTTAACAAAACCTACTAGATATATAAGTATTAATTGGGGCcattatcatcatgatcatgGTAACCTTATCTTATTATAGGGGCAGGTGTGAGGTCATTACCATGACAACCCCAGATCAGGGtcattgccatggtaacaccAGACAAGGGGTAGGTGGGAAgccattaccatggcaaccccagCTCAGGTGCAGGTGTGAggttgttaccatggcaaccccagTTCAGGAGCAGGTGtgaggctgttgccatggcaacaccagCTCAGAGGTTGTTGCCATAGCATTCCCAGCTCAGGTGCAGGTGAGaggctgttaccatggcaaccccagCTCAGGTGCAGGTGTGaggctgttaccatggcaaccccagCTCAGGACCAGGTGTGAGGTTGCTACCATGGTAACCCCAGCTCATGGACACCTGTTaggctgttaccatggcaacccagCTCAGGTGTGAggttgttaccatggcaacccagCTCAGGTGCAGGTGTGgggttgttgccatggcaacactagCTCAGAGgctattgccatggcaaccccagcTCAGAGGCAGGTGTTACTATGGCAACAccaatactacatgtagtatgttaaAATGAActtgaaattattttcaggtCCTGGAGATCAGATAGGGAACAATCTTGGAAGGTGAATGGAATTTATGATTTGAGGTGCAAATGTTCTATTTTGTCAATCGCAATATTTGTCGTGTTGACTCTATTGTGCAattatttctttcttcaatTATTCATGTCTTTTGGTGAATAGGGGGAGAAAATTGTTATTAGGAAAATGTTCTCAGTCCTACCCTCTTTATTTCAAGTGACATATCCATTCTTCTGCAATCATTCAACTCTTGATTAATAGTTGGCATTTGATGCCTGACTATTTTAATCAATTAACTTATCATGAGTCCAATGACCACTTATTGGCCCATTCACATTTTGCGCTTTGACATTTTTTATGTAAAGTTTTTGGCTGAAGAAGTCATTCTCTTTTAAATCTTGATAAACCTAAGGCCACAGAATGGGTtggtcaaagaaaaaaaaagttcttccTGAAAACATTACCAGCaccaaaaaatgtcaataaggAACTCATAAGGACTTATAATAAATATATGCACAAATGTGAACTGGGCCTATACATGTACGTCTGAGAGTATATCAAAGCCACAAGTTGCAATTAGATCCATTTTTATTATCAATGTCAATTTGTTGCATTATAGGATAATGTAATAAGTACATATGAATGTAACAAAGGGTCCAAACTTTGTACATCCCTGaaaatacataatgtaattCCTGTATCAGGATAAGAAATATTCATTATGATAAGAATAATTAGATGATAGAGGGTGTATAGTCTTTATAATATGGTGGTCCAAGAATAAGAGTGGGTAAAGCAAAAGGGAGCTCAGGGGaaatttaaaatgtacaattttatTTATAAGGTGTGTGAAGGATTTGGTCATCCACAATAAGACCATCTGTGAAGAATATTATGATTCATAAAATTAatagaaatgtcaaattaatcATGTTATTGTTCTTAGGATTCAGGTACAGTATTCCAGTCAATTTCAAGAATAAAAGGTAGTGGTAAAGACTGACGCATTAGGTTGTTATCCACTAGTATTGTGTCTAGGGCAATAGTTTTGAGAGGTGGTACCTTTTTTTACATCTGGAGGGAGGAAAGTGCCTTGAGTTCCCAGAAGGCAAAACAATGGTGGCATGTCAGGGAATTCAAACCCAGTACCTCTGAgttctggaccaaacaccctaGTCATAACATCAACATGACGCCATTTTAAGAATAGTAAACTTGCACTTAATATCATAAACAGTTCTGAGTACCGAAATGTtaattgtatgtaaatgtatagACTAGGATAGAATGATGAGCTGCAGGCAGCTATTGGTAATTTATAGGAACCTTGCACACTGTCATAAAACCAAATTGTACCTcatagatctccattagtgtgtACATTATAGGGCACATTGAGTATCAATGGATTATGACAAAAGTATTTTATGTCTGTGGGTAGCTGATATCTTTGAATTACTTAATGTATAATATCTACTATTTTagttgaaatttgaagaaaaaaaagggtgTTGCAAATTATGTATAAGGGACCAGCATTATACATTTAGAAGTGGATCTTCATACTTGTAGTCATTACAATGTTAATTGGCCAATCTTGTTTGAGAAAAAACTTTTCCTGAATTAGACTGTCAGTCCAGAATTATTGTGTTGCCTGTTAGTGTATGTTCAAGTATGTAAACTACATGACTTATTGAGATTATTACACATGTGTCAATGGGAATTGTAGCTGTAGAAATTCATTCTAGCAGGTGATAATGCACAAAAATACAGTCCAGTGAGAGTAATCCTTTTCTGACTAGCATTTCTTATAGAATATTGATGAATTATAATTAAAACATTCCATTCTATTTAAGTATTACTTTAATTTGAAAGATTAGACTTGGATCAATTTTAGTCGGTGGGTTTTACCTCATGTTGCCATAGAATGATGTTATTAAAGAGAACAAAAAACCAATGAAAGTGTTTGTGTGATTCTTCACCTCCAGTAAGTCTTAATGAGACTTTTGACAAAAATCTGTGCATTGATAGATGGTCCTTCTATATAAatattatacaatgtagaatattaacattatacatgttgACTATAGTGCACTTTTCCACGATGAAAATCACATGCAAACGTGAATTTGCATGTAGAATCTGTGTGGTTATTGACAGGATCATCCTGTCAATTTTCCAAATCAAAGTCTTGATAGTGGTAGAGTGGTCAACTTGCGAGCCTAACAAGTGGAAGCTCCAATCCCAGTCGACAACCAACAAACTTAAAAGTCTAAAGCATGTAAAGAAACCCATGGGTTTGGCAGGAAAAACTAGTGACACCTAGCAGTTTATAATATTGCAGCACTCTCCCACTGCACTGGTGCACTATTGCAGCTGTTTAATAGGGGGCGCTGTCCTACCATAATTTCGCACAAGAAGTAGTGCGCTGGATGGTAAATTACCTTTCTTCACATAAAAGATGAACCTGTAAATCTAAGAACCAACAAAATACATataacatcgagcagattaaaatgggactgagcagagcacttgtGACTAATGtttgtagcctttcacagactacaccagatcagatattttgtgaaaatctATATTGAAatgtaattaatatgtagaatgcaattagatgtctccaggaacaaacaaaggttcccagaattctggctcaggttcccagaattctggctcaggttcacagaattctggctcaggttcacagaattctgcagaattctggctcaggttcccagaattctgcagaattttggctcaggttccagaattctccagaattgactttgttcctggagacatctacatattaattacctttcaatagacattttcacaaaatatctgatttataggtgtagtctgtgaaaggctacaagcattagtcccaaGTGCTTtgctcagtcccattttaatctgctcgatgttatATGTAATAAAACAGTATCCAACC contains the following coding sequences:
- the LOC118419830 gene encoding toll-like receptor 13; protein product: MSRPWLLVCFLLGHFAGMNRVSAIRNDAFPCWSLNATFVDCSFLNLDYVPLMPSRTTAVELSHNRIPKLANNSFHGLDNLLQLQLSNNAITSMEKEAFANLQQLEELNLSDNPLVHIHPDAFLPLRSLTKLDLSEVRLTAIPEALRMLYNLQDVNLATNAITSANLDTFRGMSNIQTISILGNFVGNISANDFKVLTNSSLRALSLSATVDSLSHIQKGALTTLRNVQQLDFTDIKVRGMSEFLDYTCELTFGTVKFLRLVYMRLYIYRSGFFDCLPRTIETLNLDLNIIENLPRNLFVRLTNLQVLRMSQCWMSSIEIGAFSGLENLKELHLSGNKLTALDPNVFIPISGSLEVLNLGNNLNFQLQPGHFRNLTLLQILALQNCGIRSFESDHFEGLSNLIQLDIGFNKANYEPTKKGIFKYIQNLEVFLTKENDAFFSLDAILSAGLDSLWVLDLRDGSGNILNDRGRSINIPDLQVLRVTNSIDSGITYAYHYRADLFWNLTLLQELDLSKNGFLDIKKEAFWHLKKLDTLNLAGNYLVSLHPSMFRDAHSLRVLDLSYNRITAISPKLFQNVNSLRQLNMRQNLITSIGPQTLIYWNRLYKLDLSRNQFSCTCQLLDFVEWARNNTSVRIMSDSYTGLEYSYKCFSPPDLKDLPLIDYNPDCKSYLGYYACIVMSTFVFLYTTLTYMLTKYHAYIRYLYQYARGKLRGYQAIPYRNRYEYDVFVSYNNEDIRWVQQELIPHLEEVAPHYRLCIGDRDFLAGRDITTNIVEAIQDSRKTLCLLTQRFVRSGWCTLEFKIAQHRLFEEGKDVLVLVLLEDIPVHVVQRYNRLRQLMSRKTYLVWPEDKQARPLFWVRLRKALGAGNVLPNEEDV